The Miscanthus floridulus cultivar M001 chromosome 6, ASM1932011v1, whole genome shotgun sequence genomic interval ttggaacatgcaaaggcccctacttggcacgccaactgtcggtgtttcgaataaacaccaactagtaaatttatatttgttgcgcgttaggcttgaatggtgtgctaaaggacacaaggtttatagtAGTTCAACCAGAATATCCCTATATCCAGTTTGCTACTGCTCGcattattagtaccaaaaaaggttcatagtagggggtacaaacggtcgagagagggacaggtcctaagtctctgatggaaaggttgaaaggatgccaagagctcatttgctgcttggctatgtgttgtcTGTGGAGTCGATCTGTCCTATTAGTGGgatgtcctgccctcccttttatagaccaaggggggagcaggggttatagatgggagaaagaggaaaataccaaaggtagagaagatccTTCGAaagtgccgggtcttccttttcccttgagcctgccctactAACATAGCAGACcacgccagggatagcatgttttgCTGATCCTAATAGGGCCTGGCTCTGGCTTCACTTTAGcgagtggtcacatcccatccttCCCTGGCGGACGGTGCAGTGCGTCAGGGTGCCGAGCCATAACTctacggggagtagacggggaagtgactataTGCTAGTTACtgttgatgatgtgagttccctcttggattgtagtggttgtcatatgctcatgttaggatccacgcccgagggctgatggcggcacccacaacactataagaccaaagtcggcacctacaacactattcaggctcagCCATGCCTAGAAAGACTTAACTTGCCTGTCCTGTCGTATCCTGATGGAACCTTTCTAtaggcgtgtagggtatggtcctcgatactATGgctgactcgaatgtcctgtcttaCCTCGTGCTCGTCATCATGATGGAGCAGGGCGCAATGGTCGAGCTAGCCCTCagctgtcgggcgaggcggagccagccctcagatatcggtcgaggcagagactgccctcggacgttgggtgaggtagagccagccctcagccatcgggcgaggtggagtctagccctcgggggtcgggcgaggctgaaccaatcttccgtcattcgggcaagaagtgtagtagcattcttgtctgaaCAGGAGCGTTAACGTTCgttggttattagctccacctcattgggtaccccggtattaggtccccgacacatacttacacaaataaagaaaaaagatagtggaaacaatttcttacataaaaacaactacatgtgtagaagcaccaCGCCGCTGTGTCCGAATATtttgattgaaaaacatgggctagGAAACcgcagtcacagttagggacagggaggtctgaagggacgggggcatctttgctagacgcatcagggtataattctcgaggatgacCCCGTTTTTGCTAAAACTCCTCCTGAAACATTTCtagcatctaacaaaacggatgtaatttatcaaacataaatcaaaacatcacaaataaatgttaatgagaaccataactacaatacaatcaatttcgttctgagaaccaaaagcaattaacattaaaccctaaacctagggtttccaatgttatgcacaacaatgaacccataaaatATAACAACATGCGTTGCGGTTACCTAGgtgtaatacaaatattaaaaattgtatgaaaccctaagtaatgtcgattcttaggttaaaaaatctgactaatatataccgaatcaatgcaaaaaaaactaggagagagaggataccttgctctcgaaaatctacagatcaaatcaaagtttccaaggtccaatatgccgattcgtgagatagggcgaagtggggagagaaaacacccgagagggaggagaaagaagaggaagaaggctcgggtaGGAAGGTTAGGGCTAGGGTTAAAACACAAGCTTAGCGCCAGTCACCCTAgcaccaagctcggcgccagggcTCCCTTCCATGTCACCTCCACATGGGTCTCGAGCCAACAcgctcggcgccagagacactAGCGCCTAGACGTGTTAgcttggcgccgagacgtgttagctcagcgccagcatcgatggcgccgagctaagggtctagattctAAAATCTTTCCTCTAGGGgcgtatttgtgaaaaactttcaaaaaagggctaaaaaataaaaaatttagacATCGTCATTGCTCATAGGCTCATGGAAGGAACatgaaagatatatatatgcaggcGAGAGAAGATGAACAAACCCTAGTTTTTTTAACTAGTGGTTTCTCAGAGAACTAAGGTGCTTTTGCCATTCAAGGGAAACCCAAGCTAAGAGCAAATTTGGATAGACCAAAATTGAAACCCCGCAAAAACTAACCCACCCCAAAGTATTGTAAAGCCAAACCTTAGTCCCTAGTTCCTAACTCAATCGATTTGGTGGCAAATTAGCTGGTTTCATGGGGCCAACCAATCGAAGGCCACGGTGCATAGGATGAGCGTACCTTGTGGTGGCAGTCGGTGTGATCGGGCGAGAGGCGGTACTCGTTCATGATCTAGCTACTACGGACACCCTTGGGCGCCTTGCCAGAGTAGAAGACGAGCGTCTTCTTGAGGCTGATGGGGTGGCTGCTGTTGTCGGCCTTGATGGTGCGGTCGGCGTGCGCCTATGGCCTTCCAGTACCCCGACGCCATCACCCGGTTGGGCCTATCCTCGTTGTGGTACTTGCGGTCCCTCAGCACATAGAAGAATCACTCCTCCCCAATCATAGCCATTGCTGCACATCGATCATGCTTGATTAATTTGTCTCCCTTGATTTCTAGCAGAAGATTAGTTAATTCTGGTTGGGGCCGGAGAGATTGGAAAGGGAGAGAAGATCGAGCGTGCGTGCAAGTAATTGGTGTCGCTCACTGCTGCTCATAGTCATGGTGCGGGTGCAAGTGGGTGGAGACGAGGGGAAAGGATAAGAGCATTAGTGTCTAGGGCAATATATATCGACCAAAAACCAGCCATGCTGGCCGATCGCTGCTTGATCAGCCTAGCCCGATCGACGAGTGATTGGAGCTAGTCTCGATCGGCCCCGGTCGGCCGGTCTCTCTAACCACTCGtctacacacacacacaatcCACACACAATCTCTAGCTAGGCGCGTGGGGAGCACACAGCGCAATAGGCACATGCAAGGTGATGAGCAAGGCCTGATGCTAGTCGCCACACACGCACGATGGGAGGAGAGGTGGAAATAATGAGTCGTGGGGCTAAGGGGACCTACCGGAGCGCTAGAGGGAGGGACAGCGACGGCAGAGCGAGTTTAATAGAGGGGAAAGGGATGGCTCAGGAAGCAGACAGCTGTGGGTGGTTGCCGCCGGCAGGCGGCAGGCATCAATCCACGCATTCCATCCATCGCCCTAGCCCCAGCCGCACGCGTCTTCTATCTTGCCGAGGGCCGGCGCTTTTCGATGATGATACAAGATGGCGCTAGATTGATTCCAATCCGGCCATTGTTTTCTTTGTGGATGTGCTAGCTCTCTACACGATAGCTACGTACAGTGATTCTTGTTGTCAAGCACCTCTTCTTATCATGTAACCTACATTAATACTACTATTAGTTGCCTTTTTCACATGTTCTCCTCTAAAGAATGCATTAGCTCCTTGAGCAGAAGCAGAAGCCACGTCACCCCAATTGTTTCCAGCCGTTGGATCTTCGATCGTGTGCAGTGATTATCAGGAGCAAATTCGGCAAGAAGTAGTTTCTGCTGCTCTTTCTTGGCTTCCATCAGATTTCCTTTGCTTCTCTCGGTGTTCTATGGCTTCTGCCTTAGAGCTAGACCACCAAATTTCTATATATCAAAGCAGGAGAGTTTGGCCGCCAACCACAGCATCCACGTCACCCAAAATTATCTCCTCCGTCTAATCTTGTCTCGTGTGGCTCAGATTTGAGGGACCCGCTTTTGTCTAAAGCTGCTTCTCGTGCTTCCAGTTGCCTTGTCCGACTTCTCCTCTGCTTCCCATTCACTTCTCTAGCTTCTCCTTAGAATCCAAAGACATGAATATATACTTGAGCTTCTACTTCTCCTTCTAGATTCTTCTCCTCTCTCCTGAGTACCGATGTGGGTAAGAGCGATAGTGGCTAGCCCCAgcgggatcaggtggctacgaccGCCCTCcacttcctcctcctccccctcatgCCCTTGGTTGCCAGCACGTGTCCCCCCTGgttcgcctcctcctcctcccccttgcTGCCTCCTCCTACTGGTCCATGTGTGCTAGACAAAACCCTAGTTGCTCCTTCATCGCTGCCAATGGTGGCGGCGATGTCTTAGCTCATCAGCTCGATCTACCGGTACGTCACCCCTTCTCTTCTCCCTCATGGACACGTGGTTGCCGGCGTGCGGGTTGCGGTGGCGCTAGGGCCCAGGCTGCATGCCGAGAGGTGGGGGAAGGAGGGCCCCTTCGGCCTACAGATGTTGGCCTGCCCCTGCTGTGCAAATTTCTTTGGATTTTTTTGCGTCAGATTTTTAAGGTTTTTTTTGGGTGAATCAATGTATCTGAACCTGTGCTGTGATGAAGACGTGGCTAGGTATCTGAATTGTGTTTGTTGATGGATGGGGAACGAAATGAAGCCGTGGGTATAGGATATGAAGCTCAAGCTGGTGAATGGGTCCAGAGAGGTGTGGATGGGGAACGACATGATGCCATGTCAGGTGTTCTTGGTTCTCAGTCTTGCCTTTCTTTATCAGCTTTATTTTTATGTATgattctctctttttttactaACACAATTTGGTTTTGTTTACATGCTCCACCTGCTTCGCCCTTTGTGATTGACTGACATTTTGTTATGGCAGCATATTATTTTTGGGTCTCAGTACAACCCTTGTCTTGACCTCTTCTCATTTGTTTTGCAAGGATCTGCAGAATGGTGTTCATGTCTAGGTTCTTCCTTATACTCTACCACATCACACGTGTGTGATTTTGTCAAGGTTAGATAGCTCTCTACCTATCTTACCATTTCATCATTTCAGTTTAATCCCTTAATATTTTGTCACACTTTCTATTTTATTCAGGTGAGGTCTGCCGTAGAAAGACAAAGGTAATTTTGATTTCTAAGCTTTCCCTTCTGCATGTCATGGATAAGTTATGAAATAAAGAAAACATAACAAATTTAAGTATGGACACGACCATTTCATGATTCATGGAGTTAGAACCTGTTGTTTTAGTGATAAGCAAATTTTAatatgggcatgatcatctaatCATTTCATGATTACTGCCTTTGCCTTGCAGTCTTTTGTAGCTATCATGATAGTTCACATATCCACATTGTAGCTACATAGTTAAAACATCTTTGTGTTGCACTTTTCCCTTTGCATTGCCTTTGCTTGTGATGGACCTGCACATTTTTTGGTTGGAACTGCCTATGATTAAATGTAGCTTATATCTAtattaaactcctaatattgttttcatgcaaagattaaacatgtttttTACTTGCGCCTTAACCAGGTGATTTGCCGGCGCGCACGAGGGCACGCGTAATGGACTAGTATATATACAACGCCTTTCGATTCTCCTTCGGGTCCTTCTAGTAAAAAAACTTTCACCTTTTCTTCCTCGTGCTCCCTCCCACACCCGACGCCGCCTCCACCGCTAGTGCTCCCGCTCCCGTTGCTGCCCCCAAtgcctcttcctctccctcactctcgACGTGATGGTGTGCTAGACGGGCCCTAGTGCCATCGTCTCACCACACGAGGCGCTGTCGGGGCGGCGATGGCCTATGCTATAGCACCACGCATAGGCTGCGGCAGTGGCCGCCCCCATGCACGGCGTGGTGTGAGCGGGCCTCGCCGATGGCCGCCAGCGTGCCTGTCCTCCAATGGTGCCTCCTCTCTCTGGTCCGCATGTGGTCTCCACAAAACCCTAGGTGCCTATGCTCAAGGACCCCTACGGCGGCGGCTCAACTTGGCGGCTGGATGTGGTGGTGCCTCACCCTCTTcccctcctcatcctccttctcATGGCTCCTCCCCTAGATCCTCTATTCTCCCCCCATCTTCTCCTTTGCGCAGGTGATTGGGCATGATTTCTAGCAATACGATGTCCATGGCTTGGTCTCATGTTCTAAGATTCATTACATGATTTTCATCCGGCTAATCTTTTCCAATCCATGATTCCAGGGAATGCCTCATAGGCTGAATGGATGGTTTTCTCTTCTTTCCTCCATCTTTTCATCAACATCGACCTACATGGCTGCATGATTAGATGATCCAAATGAAGCATGGCATCAGGTATATGTTTTGCTAATTTGCTTTGGAGGTCCATGTTAACTAACCTCGAATGATTGCACATTTGTTTCATAAAAAGGAGTCCAAGTCGATTATTAATATGCAGCTGACCACCCGAGTGACGCCGTTGTTGGTCGCCGTCAAAGCCCCAGCCGCCACTATACTAGTAGGCGCGGGCATGCCGCCGCGGGCCGCTGTGGGAGGTCAAAGCCACCGTGAAGCCGACGAATTTGGAGGAGGAGATCCATGACCCGGGGCATCAGACATGGCCGACACGGCTAGGCGTTGGGCACCATGGAGCCGTGGCTTGCCCTCCCCCTCTGACACGATGGCCACCAgctcgagcagctacgtcgccgACACCGGGTGTCCCATCGGGATGATGGGCGAGAGGACCTGGGGCACCTGGGCCATCAGATCCGTGGCGGGGAATGCCGGATCTGGACCCAGAGACCCCGGATCCACCCTTTCTCTAGTCATCTTGCACGCTGTCGGCCGTCCACCATGCTAGAAATCTAGAGCTCAATAGAGGAAGaggaaggaaggagaggaggaagggggagggtTGTTGCTGCGGGTAGCCTTGTTGGGCACCGCAGTGGGTCGCCACCGCCGTGAGccagggagcggcggcggcggccagggaGCTTCGGTGTGGTGGGGAGTTTCGGCGGTAGGGGCTGAGTCACCTATGTACGGAGACGACGCGGTGTGGGAGGGGGGGCTTGACAGACACATTTGAAAAAGATCGGTAATACAATGTTAAGCATTCTCTTTTTTTATAagactaggtagcgtgtccgtgcgttgctacgggataactaacaatttatactaaaaacacacgaatCGCACGATAAGAAAACaatattgttaaattaaataccaacgttaaagtgatatttaattcaaaagcaaagtttatgaatttaacacagtcacggagtacgcggcgtcgtaggctcacaaactctagagcttccagagattgggtcgaatccaacctagagccttaGAACCCTACATCTTTTCTTGaacgggcttcacttcggatgcgccggtagcaatatcaatgATCTCCAGTcaatggaccaagtcgtatggatccccatacaatggctcagacatgtagattttgttctccttgtacttggatacacttgttacactgaagctttcattgaaatatttagacacgaacagtgtctgatcaccgatgtctctcaccctggaccactccgACGTATGGTCGTGGatgttgcacttgtagatcgcgctgctgtaggtgaagctctgtgtctcgtaGAACAGTGCTCatccatggcacccacaatgtgcagctcaccgtttgattcctAGGTAGCTGCGGTGGTAGAGCCCCAGCAGGTGGACGACAGCGATGGCAGGCAGTGTCGCGGTTGGAAGTAGCGTCGGCGGCGACATTGCTGCtgcagacggagatttctccagtgTAGTCGATCGctaagaacttgtcttggcagtggacgatggacccctatggagaactctagtttggtgtcgagcagtgTCCATacgctgtcgactccaacccggtAGAACGCGACCTCtatggagcacccaagcatggctaTGGCCACACACTCGCGGCCGGCGGCGtcaggcggcgccgagagcacgatctcactGGAAGAACAgcgtccctcatgtcttctagcttgatggctctgcctgtGGCATTCGCGTCcccgtagccgttggtgggatggaggacccaccggccgtggaccctagacacgtattccgatgaggacgccgccgcgacatgttcgcctgctggcgggagctcaacgcgggggggcacgggcaccggtgaatggattcagcagcgtcacggacgCCGCCTCATCTATGAGCGtcagccacccacacgaggagccgcacGCCAGCTTGCCGTgcacgtcgggcagcgtcttggacaagaccttctccgagacgcagtagaagccgacgcggtccgagtcggggtcgaacgggagcagcaggaACGGCCCGAAGGTCGCAAACGAAacggcggcgcgccatggggagcaagtgGATCGGAAGGACGTCGCGTCGTGGTCTGAcgcgagacgctgcccgatggactcgaggagatcctctagcaggccggatctccagtcagggagaggtaggAACCTTATCTTaggattgggaggctgagccatggaagacaaatgacatcaactatggttcacgcaagaaacaacaagcgagggtgatgaaacacgtgagcgtgaaaccaaataaaAGGAGGAAAAAAGCTgccccttttgcaaatgcaaagcgAGAAAataattaaatgtaggcagatttgacaaggttctcagaaatgcaaagatgtTCCTTTTATCTTAATTCTCTTTTTTTCTGTGTTAATTATCTTTCCTTTTGCtcattgccatgtatgctggtgcatgcaaacatgcaatgtgtatatagatagcataataattttctacttcctattttgccaTGATTCCTCTATtacatgacaggcaatattcaatcaagaagAATGACACGATCAATTAGTAATTAAGATATCGTGGAATCGTAGGCGTGGGCAGAtggacgaaccaaaataaatatcgCATAAAAAAATATCTATACTTTGTTCATTTTAGTCGTATAAGATGTTAAGCATTCCCTATCTAATAATATAAGGAGAAGCGATTCTCTTCCGGGCCCAGGAAACATTAGGCACCCGTGCCCCCATTCAGCAAACGAACACGTCGCCCTTCGAATCCGACCCAGTTACCAGTTTCCACCAACTTCCGACTTGCAAGCCGATAAGTAGAGAGCCCAGCACTGAGCACACCTTTTATTATCCATCTAGCGCTTGTTTAGTTCCATCAACTTTGCACCTCCAAATTTTGCACAGTacaagattctccatcacatcgtatcaaatctttgaacatatgcatggagtattaaatataggtaaaaaaataactaattacatagtttggttaTACTTTgagagacgaacgttttgagcctaattagtcaacggttggataattattactaaatacaaacgaaatgctacagtaccgcTACAGTTCAGTTCACTTTTTGATGTCAAGTTTAggcaactaaacacaccctagtTCAGTTCGTCACCCACAAAAGAGAGGGACTGGAACCCTAATCCCCAAATTCGCCGACTGCCTCTCCCAATTTCCCACAGGCGACGCACCGAATCCCCAGAATCCGATCCCACCCCACCTACATGGCGTCCGGGCAGATCGACTCCGTCAATCCCCCCGGCGCCGCCGCCAACGCCTCCGGATCCCACATGGCATCCGGGTCGATCGATTCCGTCAATCCCCCCCGGCGCCGCCGCCAACGCCTCCCGCCGGCTGGGCTCGATTCTCCTCGACCGTCAGCGGGTCTACATCACCAACGGCAATAGAAGTAACCTGACCACGGCCACTGCCGCATCGAAGGGAGACTATGTCGTATCCGTCTCCTTCTGGATGGCGGAGCCACCGGGTATCTCCTGCTTCTCCGTGTACTGCTACATGCCGCCCCCCGACCCTACACCCCGCGACTTTACTGTTCTGCCTCACGTGGTTGGCGCGGACGGCCGCTTTGTCCTTCTGCGCGCCCAGTTCTACTCCCACTACGGTAAGGATGAGTACTTCATGTACAAGGCCGGCGGCTACGGCGAGTCGCCGTCGCTCGAATGGGTTCCGCTTCCCGACGACGACAACATGGGCACCGCTCTGGGCAGGGTCTCGGAGTTCGGCGTTGTGCTCGGTGAACACAGGGATCATTACCTCTTGGCCGCTCTATGTGACGCCCCTGATGCCCCCGCAGACTATCACCTTCAAATCTACTCGTCCGAGACCAAAGCATGGAGCACTAGGACACTGCTCAATCCATGCCCCGGAGTACGGAAGATTATACCTGATAAGGTGATCGCGCTTGGAGAAGGCTCACTAGGTTGGGTTGATTTCTCATGCGGCTTGGTGGCATGTGACGTGCGTCAAGATCCCCCTGTTGTTCGTTTCATACCATTGCCCGAGCCATTGCCTGGAAACAGAGACAAAGTTCAAGCATCCCTCCCAATCCCAAGAGCTGCTGCAAGGTCGTTCCGGGATCTGGTATGTTTCAGTGGGGTGCTCAAGTTTTTTGAGATGGAGCGTCACATGACTGAAGAGCCTAACGACCCCACCGACAAGGATGTTCTGTACGATTCAGACTTAATCACGTCGCTCAAGCGCAATGGCGTGGATGAGAAGAAGCCCAAGTCAAGGGATTGTTGGAGGGCCGTGACCTGGAGTCGGACGGTTTGCTCAAACTTTTGGCGCAAGGACTGCACTCTTAGTGGTGATGACATCTTGGTCGACGAAACAAAGCATTCGGCATTGGTGTCAAGGCTAAGGGGCAAAGCTTGCGGGAAGTTGACACTCAGTGACCTGTACTCGGCTTTCCCCACCCTGCGCACTGATGGTGACGATATTCTTTACCTCATGTCCGTGGCGGAACCTGATGATCGGAGTGGATGGGTGGTGGCTGTTGACCTCGGAAACAGGACTGTCAAAGCAGCTGTAGCGTGTTCTTTCGAGGAACATGACCCTTCCAACCAAGTTTTCCGTCCCTGTACATTGTCCCGGTATCTGAACATAACTCCAGTTAGTTGTTACCTGCTCGAATCTGAAGGT includes:
- the LOC136459552 gene encoding uncharacterized protein, which produces MAEPPGISCFSVYCYMPPPDPTPRDFTVLPHVVGADGRFVLLRAQFYSHYGKDEYFMYKAGGYGESPSLEWVPLPDDDNMGTALGRVSEFGVVLGEHRDHYLLAALCDAPDAPADYHLQIYSSETKAWSTRTLLNPCPGVRKIIPDKVIALGEGSLGWVDFSCGLVACDVRQDPPVVRFIPLPEPLPGNRDKVQASLPIPRAAARSFRDLVCFSGVLKFFEMERHMTEEPNDPTDKDVLYDSDLITSLKRNGVDEKKPKSRDCWRAVTWSRTVCSNFWRKDCTLSGDDILVDETKHSALVSRLRGKACGKLTLSDLYSAFPTLRTDGDDILYLMSVAEPDDRSGWVVAVDLGNRTVKAAVACSFEEHDPSNQVFRPCTLSRYLNITPVSCYLLESEGTEVSACRKMVRVGSSANNRKNASIHAVRPLPQLLYRPECFPHIEKHPEMKRLRSILAMATERTKRARNEAHSIVQNDHVSEVQPVQTNLQCVSKLDQPLNPVYEQQPSPSNKPLVEFHPLKSMHACEGAVFNNFFLW